In Streptomyces sp. NBC_01551, one DNA window encodes the following:
- a CDS encoding protein kinase produces MGDQLAGRYRLDQRLGQGGMGEVWRGHDLDLERAVAVKVLLEAATNDEVVARFRREATIGARLQHPGITVVHDVGRQDGRLFIVMELLSGEDLASVLARSPGGLPERTALDLAAQTAEALSAAHEQAVVHRDLKPGNLFLLSGGTSRAEGSGGGRLKICDFGIAHSSDATAGWTVTGRIFGTPPYMAPEQWRGEAVDARCDLYALGCVLYALLSGEPPFGSAEGPYVLMRRHIEDEPEPLAVGPELNALVRALLAKSPADRPESAQAVGKTLRGLLGGPGGVSPDGSGASAAGPETRESVREFVRGLLLEAVDELEELERDSGDVWHGHPSVEVLARAADAAARFDAGLAERLLASAELSAWRADSGSGVTVARRLTALARHTGPHAPARTERLLTAAEQALFTVFPPGRHGPLASVAEELARVAPERAAVLARRHFGDVPPDGVSDERIWLRVAEGAARTDPARLDAYLELIPVPWQRASAKEAAELAAAVAVAAHDPEPALRLIERMPGGDRRVEALCEVAAALRVAGHPGELFVERAEQEFALLARQHSARGGPVRGPADPEVADARAALERARARLRPLDPAAARERAAAARAGHEPRSRVRELTRIALECVGDQPWLSEVAAGPGTPPARERAFLPGATPGRVRPGVAPGEIRWRAAVGPGMLPGLLPGRGQVSPAALHAAGECVVWSERDAVGSVWAATGAGRWSAYADEGVPARPLPNSLRADGPRARVRCAADADSAVVAVEAPDGPGVRLLAREPEDGRVRWWRDLPETRMGQGPALTLAGGLVLCGARGELVALDRATGATVWRRPVQGGGSRGPVVSGDCLVLADGLLLTALRAADGQPLWSWPRNNHVPGPRLPGGPVHVMDGNTVRALRRHDGRELWRFEAGSPAPRPLVEGGVVYAAVFRPEEGWDVVYALHAESGAVLWQQRVVRRGGPACALEPLGIRRGVLYVKSSDAGRGGLLGRTRRAPFLTGLELSTGKPVWQWDRPGPYTVGALLSADGIVLTTPELTAIALP; encoded by the coding sequence GTGGGGGATCAACTGGCGGGCCGTTACCGGCTGGACCAGCGGCTCGGCCAGGGCGGCATGGGCGAGGTGTGGCGCGGGCACGACCTGGATCTGGAGCGGGCCGTCGCGGTGAAGGTGCTGCTGGAGGCGGCGACGAACGACGAGGTGGTCGCCCGGTTCCGGCGCGAGGCCACCATCGGGGCGCGGCTCCAGCACCCGGGGATCACGGTGGTGCACGACGTGGGCCGCCAGGACGGCCGGCTCTTCATCGTGATGGAGCTGCTGTCCGGCGAGGACCTGGCCTCGGTGCTGGCGCGCTCGCCGGGCGGGCTGCCCGAGCGGACGGCCCTCGACCTGGCCGCGCAGACGGCCGAGGCGCTGTCGGCCGCGCACGAACAGGCCGTGGTGCACCGCGACCTGAAGCCCGGGAACCTCTTCCTGCTGTCCGGGGGTACCTCCCGTGCCGAAGGCTCTGGGGGAGGCCGGCTCAAGATCTGCGACTTCGGCATCGCGCACTCCTCGGACGCGACGGCCGGCTGGACGGTCACCGGCCGGATCTTCGGCACCCCGCCGTACATGGCGCCCGAGCAGTGGCGGGGCGAGGCGGTGGACGCCCGGTGCGATCTGTACGCGCTGGGGTGCGTGCTGTACGCCCTGCTGAGCGGGGAGCCGCCGTTCGGCTCGGCCGAGGGGCCCTACGTACTCATGCGCCGGCACATCGAGGACGAACCGGAGCCGCTGGCGGTGGGGCCGGAGCTGAACGCGCTGGTACGGGCGCTGCTGGCGAAGTCCCCGGCGGACCGGCCCGAGTCGGCGCAGGCGGTGGGCAAGACGCTGCGGGGGCTGCTGGGAGGGCCGGGGGGCGTCTCCCCCGATGGGTCCGGCGCGAGCGCCGCGGGGCCTGAGACGCGGGAGTCCGTACGGGAGTTCGTGCGCGGGCTGCTGCTGGAGGCGGTGGACGAGCTGGAGGAGCTGGAGCGGGACTCCGGCGACGTCTGGCACGGCCACCCGTCCGTCGAGGTCCTCGCCCGCGCGGCGGACGCCGCGGCGCGCTTCGACGCGGGACTCGCCGAGCGGCTGCTGGCGAGTGCGGAGCTCTCGGCCTGGCGGGCCGACTCCGGCAGCGGCGTCACGGTGGCCCGGCGGCTGACCGCGCTGGCCCGGCACACCGGGCCGCACGCCCCCGCGCGCACGGAGCGGCTGCTGACCGCCGCCGAGCAGGCGCTGTTCACCGTGTTCCCGCCGGGCCGGCACGGCCCGCTCGCGTCGGTGGCGGAGGAACTCGCCCGCGTCGCGCCCGAGCGGGCCGCCGTGCTCGCCCGGCGGCACTTCGGCGACGTCCCGCCCGACGGGGTCTCGGACGAACGGATCTGGCTGCGGGTGGCCGAGGGCGCGGCCCGCACCGATCCCGCGCGGCTGGACGCGTACCTGGAGCTGATCCCCGTCCCGTGGCAGCGCGCGAGCGCGAAGGAGGCGGCCGAGCTGGCCGCCGCCGTGGCGGTCGCGGCCCACGACCCCGAACCGGCACTGCGGCTGATCGAGCGCATGCCGGGCGGGGACCGGCGCGTCGAGGCGCTGTGCGAGGTCGCGGCCGCACTGCGCGTCGCCGGGCACCCCGGCGAGTTGTTCGTCGAGCGGGCGGAACAGGAGTTCGCCCTGCTCGCGCGGCAGCACTCCGCGCGGGGCGGCCCGGTCCGGGGCCCGGCGGACCCGGAGGTGGCCGACGCGCGGGCCGCCCTGGAGCGGGCCCGGGCACGGCTGCGGCCGCTGGATCCGGCCGCGGCACGGGAGCGGGCGGCCGCCGCCCGGGCCGGGCACGAGCCCCGTTCGCGGGTGCGGGAACTGACCCGGATCGCCCTGGAGTGCGTCGGCGACCAGCCGTGGCTGTCGGAGGTGGCGGCCGGCCCCGGCACCCCGCCCGCGCGGGAGCGGGCCTTCCTCCCCGGCGCCACCCCGGGGCGGGTCCGCCCCGGGGTGGCTCCCGGTGAGATCCGCTGGCGGGCGGCAGTGGGCCCCGGGATGCTCCCCGGGCTGCTCCCCGGGCGCGGGCAGGTCTCCCCGGCGGCCCTGCACGCGGCCGGGGAATGCGTGGTGTGGTCCGAGCGCGACGCGGTGGGCTCCGTGTGGGCCGCCACCGGCGCGGGCCGCTGGAGCGCGTACGCCGACGAGGGCGTGCCGGCGCGGCCGCTGCCGAACTCCCTCCGGGCGGACGGGCCGCGGGCGCGGGTGCGGTGCGCGGCCGACGCGGACTCGGCCGTCGTCGCCGTGGAGGCGCCCGACGGGCCCGGGGTCCGGCTGCTGGCCCGGGAGCCGGAGGACGGCCGGGTGCGGTGGTGGCGGGACCTGCCGGAGACCCGGATGGGCCAGGGCCCGGCGCTGACCCTGGCCGGCGGGCTGGTGCTGTGCGGGGCGCGGGGCGAGTTGGTCGCGCTCGACCGGGCGACCGGCGCGACCGTGTGGCGGCGCCCGGTCCAGGGCGGCGGCTCGCGCGGGCCGGTGGTGTCGGGCGACTGCCTGGTCCTCGCGGACGGGCTGCTGCTCACGGCGCTGCGGGCGGCCGACGGTCAGCCGCTGTGGTCCTGGCCCCGCAACAACCACGTGCCCGGGCCGCGGCTTCCCGGCGGGCCGGTGCACGTGATGGACGGCAACACCGTCCGCGCGCTGCGCCGCCACGACGGCCGCGAGCTGTGGCGGTTCGAGGCGGGCTCGCCGGCGCCGCGGCCGCTGGTGGAGGGCGGGGTGGTCTACGCGGCGGTGTTCCGGCCGGAGGAGGGCTGGGACGTGGTGTACGCGCTGCACGCGGAGAGCGGCGCCGTGCTGTGGCAGCAGCGGGTGGTCCGGCGCGGCGGCCCCGCCTGCGCCCTGGAACCGCTGGGCATCCGCCGGGGCGTGCTCTACGTGAAGTCCTCGGACGCCGGCCGCGGCGGCCTGCTCGGCCGCACCCGCCGGGCCCCGTTCCTGACGGGCCTGGAACTGAGCACCGGCAAGCCGGTCTGGCAGTGGGACCGTCCCGGCCCCTACACCGTCGGCGCGCTCCTGTCGGCCGACGGCATCGTCCTCACGACCCCCGAACTCACGGCGATCGCCTTGCCGTAG
- a CDS encoding succinate dehydrogenase/fumarate reductase iron-sulfur subunit, with amino-acid sequence MTDYDARFRIWRGDAEGGELRDFTVEVHDGEVVLDIVHRLQATQASDLAVRWNCKAGKCGSCSAEVNGRPRLMCMTRMSTFTREETITVTPLRAFPVIRDLVTDVSFNYRKAREVPAFVPPEGVAPGAYRMQQVDVERSQEFRKCIECFLCQDTCHVVRDHEENKPAFAGPRFLMRVAELDMHPLDAAREAGLDRKRTAQEEHGLGYCNITKCCTEVCPEGIKITDNALIPLKERAVDRKYDPLVWLGSKIRRRSAP; translated from the coding sequence GTGACTGACTACGACGCCCGCTTCCGGATCTGGCGGGGCGACGCGGAGGGCGGCGAGCTGCGGGACTTCACCGTCGAGGTGCACGACGGTGAGGTGGTGCTCGACATCGTCCACCGCCTGCAGGCGACCCAGGCCTCGGACCTCGCGGTCCGCTGGAACTGCAAGGCCGGCAAGTGCGGCTCCTGCAGCGCGGAGGTCAACGGGCGGCCGCGGCTGATGTGCATGACGCGGATGTCGACCTTCACACGGGAGGAGACGATCACCGTCACCCCCCTGCGTGCCTTCCCGGTGATCCGGGACCTGGTGACGGACGTGTCGTTCAACTACCGCAAGGCGCGGGAGGTCCCGGCGTTCGTGCCGCCGGAGGGGGTGGCCCCGGGCGCGTACCGCATGCAGCAGGTGGACGTGGAGCGCTCGCAGGAGTTCCGCAAGTGCATCGAGTGCTTCCTGTGCCAGGACACCTGCCACGTGGTGCGTGACCACGAGGAGAACAAGCCGGCGTTCGCCGGCCCGCGCTTCCTGATGCGGGTGGCCGAGCTGGACATGCACCCGCTGGACGCGGCGCGGGAGGCCGGCCTGGACCGCAAGCGCACCGCCCAGGAGGAGCACGGGCTCGGCTACTGCAACATCACCAAGTGCTGTACGGAGGTCTGCCCCGAGGGCATCAAGATCACCGACAACGCGCTGATCCCGCTGAAGGAACGGGCCGTGGACCGCAAGTACGACCCGCTGGTGTGGCTGGGAAGCAAGATCCGTCGGCGCAGCGCCCCGTAG
- a CDS encoding fumarate reductase/succinate dehydrogenase flavoprotein subunit: MAQVDRQQWDVVVVGAGGAGLRAAIEARERGARTAVICKSLFGKAHTVMAEGGIAASMGNVNEGDNWQVHFRDTMRGGKFLNQWRMAELHAKEAPDRVWELETWGALFDRTPDGKISQRNFGGHEYPRLAHVGDRTGLELIRTLQQKIVQLQQEDFKEYGDYEARLKVFQECTVTRVLKDRGPGDGQRVSGAFCYERESGRFFVLEAPAVVLATGGIGKSFKTTSNSWEYTGDGHALALLAGAPLLNMEFVQFHPTGMVWPPSVKGILVTESVRGDGGVLRNSEGKRFMFDYVPDVFKEKYAESEAEGDRWYEDPDHNRRPPELLPRDEVARAINSEVKAGRGSPHGGVFLDVSTRMPAERIKRRLPSMYHQFKELADVDITAEPMEVGPTCHYVMGGIAVDSESAATVGVPGLFAAGEVAGGMHGSNRLGGNSLSDLLVFGRRAGLHAARYATSAGRPAVSQTEIDAAAQEALAPFHAAEGAENPYTLHQELQTTMNDLVGIIRREGEMAEALEKLAALRVRAARAGVEGHRQFNPGWHLALDLRNMLLVSECVARAALERTESRGGHTREDCPSMERDWRPVNLLCRPVDPVPADPAADRIALVRTRTEPIRPDLLALFEKDELVKYLAEEELYE, from the coding sequence ATGGCTCAAGTCGACCGGCAGCAGTGGGACGTGGTCGTGGTCGGGGCGGGCGGCGCCGGGCTGCGGGCCGCGATCGAGGCCCGCGAGCGGGGTGCCCGAACGGCCGTGATCTGCAAGTCCCTGTTCGGCAAGGCCCACACGGTGATGGCGGAGGGCGGGATCGCCGCCTCCATGGGCAACGTCAACGAGGGCGACAACTGGCAGGTGCACTTCCGCGACACCATGCGCGGCGGCAAGTTCCTCAACCAGTGGCGGATGGCGGAGCTGCACGCGAAGGAGGCCCCGGACCGGGTCTGGGAGCTGGAGACCTGGGGCGCGCTCTTCGACCGCACGCCCGACGGGAAGATCTCCCAGCGCAACTTCGGCGGCCACGAGTACCCGCGCCTCGCGCACGTGGGCGACCGGACCGGCCTGGAGCTGATCCGCACCCTCCAGCAGAAGATCGTCCAGCTCCAGCAGGAGGACTTCAAGGAGTACGGGGACTACGAGGCCCGCCTCAAGGTCTTCCAGGAGTGCACGGTCACCAGGGTCTTGAAGGATCGCGGCCCGGGGGACGGACAGAGGGTCTCGGGGGCCTTCTGCTACGAGCGCGAGTCCGGCCGGTTCTTCGTCCTGGAGGCCCCGGCGGTGGTCCTGGCCACGGGCGGGATCGGCAAGTCCTTCAAGACGACGTCCAACTCCTGGGAGTACACCGGCGACGGCCACGCGCTGGCCCTGCTCGCCGGGGCGCCCCTGCTGAACATGGAGTTCGTGCAGTTCCACCCGACCGGCATGGTCTGGCCGCCCTCGGTCAAGGGCATCCTCGTCACCGAGTCCGTTCGCGGTGACGGCGGGGTGCTGCGCAACTCCGAGGGCAAGCGGTTCATGTTCGACTACGTTCCGGACGTCTTCAAGGAGAAGTACGCCGAGTCCGAGGCGGAGGGCGACCGCTGGTACGAGGACCCGGACCACAACCGGCGTCCGCCCGAGCTGCTCCCCCGCGACGAGGTGGCCCGGGCCATCAACTCCGAGGTCAAGGCGGGCCGCGGCTCCCCGCACGGCGGGGTGTTCCTCGACGTGTCCACCCGGATGCCGGCCGAGAGGATCAAGCGGCGGCTGCCGTCCATGTACCACCAGTTCAAGGAGCTGGCGGACGTGGACATCACCGCCGAGCCGATGGAGGTCGGCCCGACCTGCCACTACGTGATGGGCGGCATCGCGGTCGACTCGGAATCCGCCGCCACCGTCGGTGTCCCGGGGCTCTTCGCGGCGGGCGAGGTCGCGGGCGGGATGCACGGCTCGAACCGGCTCGGCGGCAACTCCCTCTCCGACCTGCTGGTCTTCGGCCGCCGGGCCGGGCTGCACGCGGCGCGGTACGCCACGTCCGCGGGGCGCCCGGCGGTCTCCCAGACCGAGATCGACGCGGCGGCGCAGGAGGCGCTGGCCCCGTTCCACGCCGCCGAGGGCGCGGAGAACCCGTACACGCTCCACCAGGAGCTCCAGACGACCATGAACGACCTGGTCGGCATCATCCGCCGCGAGGGCGAGATGGCCGAGGCCCTGGAGAAACTCGCGGCCCTGCGCGTCCGCGCGGCCCGCGCCGGCGTCGAGGGGCACCGGCAGTTCAACCCGGGCTGGCACCTCGCGCTCGACCTGCGGAACATGCTGCTGGTCAGCGAGTGCGTGGCCCGCGCGGCCCTGGAGCGCACCGAGAGCCGCGGCGGCCACACCCGCGAGGACTGCCCGTCGATGGAGCGGGACTGGCGCCCGGTCAACCTCCTGTGCCGCCCCGTGGACCCGGTGCCCGCCGATCCGGCAGCCGACCGGATCGCCCTCGTCCGCACCCGTACCGAACCCATCCGCCCCGACCTGCTCGCCCTCTTCGAGAAGGACGAGCTGGTCAAGTACCTCGCCGAAGAGGAGCTCTACGAGTGA
- a CDS encoding ABC transporter family substrate-binding protein, with protein MSQRRRRSLALLTSGVLALPLLAGCGAGEEEGGPVAAGQDIATTSRDQVADGGVLRWAVDTLPDTLNTFQADADATTARIAGAVLPQLFVLDAKGQPVANADYLEKAEIVAREPKQVVLYKLNQKAVWSDGREIGAADFVAQWRALNGKDSAYWTARNAGYERIEKIERGKNDLEVKVTFAKPYTDWRSLFTPLYPKQVTGTPDAFNEGARGALKVTAGPFNLGAIDKKTGTVALTRSARWWGRPAKLDTLVLTAVPRAERPAALAAGRLDLAEIDRAGADRIALAHRDAERAKGAKGAAGAPAAGAAAAPAHGPGASVTAAQATMSWAIAYGADEERAKEEQASRAKSAADAKKYAEEQIALRTFAVRRSLEPAYTQLAMNGASGPLADERVRRAVARALDRKALAEIVLKPLGLPAKPVGSHLALAGQRAYADNSDALGGQDTQAAQALLADAGWRRGGKLTEPSGAKAGPESSTEDDGKTPSGPGTGNDGLYIVGQDDERNGDERGGGERGGEGRPASDPGLTPALVAAPLAAQQEAWLRAQADAARAAADEGGTEDAVGTADAAGTAGAEDAADADAKGTADAKGAPARDGADSTKASPAPAPAKQARTSGAMLAKDGKALSLRFVLPSGPGSESLRAVGERIARMLQKIGIHAELKKVADESFFKDHIASGQYDLALYSWPATAYPATDARPIFAKPEPAADGSLLVEQNYTRVGTDHIDQLFDQAVGELDEAASRELMRKADARIWAAAGSIPLYQRPELVAVKPSLVNAGAFGLGAPAFQDIGWKKPPVAKEKNANGKEKK; from the coding sequence ATGTCCCAGAGAAGGCGCAGGTCCTTGGCGCTGCTGACCTCGGGAGTCCTCGCACTGCCGCTGCTCGCGGGCTGCGGCGCGGGTGAGGAGGAGGGCGGTCCCGTCGCCGCCGGACAGGACATCGCGACGACCTCCCGCGACCAGGTCGCCGACGGCGGGGTCCTGCGCTGGGCCGTGGACACCCTCCCCGACACCCTGAACACCTTCCAGGCCGACGCCGACGCCACCACCGCCCGGATCGCCGGGGCGGTGCTGCCGCAGCTGTTCGTACTCGACGCCAAGGGCCAGCCGGTGGCCAATGCGGACTACCTGGAAAAGGCCGAGATCGTCGCCCGCGAGCCCAAGCAGGTCGTCCTGTACAAGCTCAACCAGAAGGCGGTGTGGAGCGACGGCAGGGAGATCGGCGCCGCCGACTTCGTCGCCCAGTGGCGGGCCCTGAACGGCAAGGACTCGGCCTACTGGACGGCCCGCAACGCCGGGTACGAGCGGATCGAGAAGATCGAGCGCGGCAAGAACGACCTGGAGGTCAAGGTCACCTTCGCCAAGCCGTACACCGACTGGCGCTCCCTGTTCACGCCGCTCTACCCGAAGCAGGTCACGGGCACCCCGGACGCCTTCAACGAGGGGGCCCGCGGCGCCCTCAAGGTCACCGCCGGACCCTTCAACCTCGGCGCGATCGACAAGAAGACCGGCACCGTGGCCCTGACCCGCAGCGCCCGCTGGTGGGGGCGGCCCGCCAAGCTGGACACGCTGGTGCTGACGGCGGTGCCCCGGGCCGAGCGCCCGGCCGCGCTGGCCGCCGGCCGGCTCGACCTCGCGGAGATCGACCGCGCGGGCGCCGACCGGATCGCCCTGGCGCACCGGGACGCCGAGCGGGCCAAGGGGGCGAAGGGGGCCGCCGGGGCTCCCGCCGCCGGGGCGGCCGCCGCCCCGGCCCACGGGCCCGGCGCCTCGGTGACCGCCGCACAGGCCACGATGTCCTGGGCGATCGCGTACGGGGCGGACGAGGAGCGGGCCAAGGAGGAGCAGGCCAGCCGCGCGAAGAGCGCCGCCGACGCCAAGAAGTACGCCGAGGAGCAGATCGCCCTGCGCACCTTCGCCGTCCGCCGTTCCCTGGAGCCGGCCTACACCCAGCTCGCCATGAACGGGGCCTCGGGGCCGCTGGCCGACGAGCGGGTCCGGCGGGCGGTGGCCCGGGCCCTGGACCGCAAGGCTCTGGCCGAGATCGTGCTCAAGCCGCTGGGGCTGCCGGCCAAGCCGGTCGGCAGCCACCTGGCGCTGGCCGGGCAGCGGGCGTACGCCGACAACAGCGACGCCCTCGGCGGCCAGGACACCCAGGCGGCCCAGGCCCTGCTCGCGGACGCGGGCTGGCGCCGGGGCGGCAAGCTGACGGAGCCCTCGGGCGCAAAGGCGGGCCCCGAGTCGAGCACCGAGGACGACGGGAAGACCCCGTCCGGGCCGGGCACCGGCAACGACGGCCTGTACATCGTGGGCCAGGACGACGAGCGCAACGGCGACGAGCGGGGTGGCGGGGAGCGGGGCGGCGAGGGCCGGCCGGCATCCGACCCCGGCCTGACCCCGGCGCTGGTGGCGGCCCCGCTCGCGGCGCAGCAGGAGGCCTGGCTGCGGGCCCAGGCGGACGCGGCGCGAGCCGCCGCCGACGAGGGCGGCACCGAGGACGCGGTGGGCACGGCCGACGCGGCGGGCACGGCCGGAGCCGAGGACGCTGCGGACGCGGACGCCAAGGGCACGGCCGACGCCAAGGGCGCCCCGGCCCGCGACGGGGCCGATTCCACCAAGGCCTCCCCGGCCCCGGCCCCGGCCAAGCAGGCCCGTACCTCCGGCGCCATGCTGGCCAAGGACGGCAAGGCGCTCAGCCTGCGCTTCGTCCTCCCGTCGGGCCCGGGCTCGGAGTCCCTGCGCGCGGTCGGCGAGCGGATCGCCCGGATGCTCCAGAAGATCGGCATCCACGCCGAGCTGAAGAAGGTGGCCGACGAGAGCTTCTTCAAGGACCACATCGCCTCGGGCCAGTACGACCTGGCGCTCTACTCCTGGCCCGCGACGGCCTACCCGGCCACCGACGCGCGGCCGATCTTCGCCAAGCCGGAGCCGGCCGCCGACGGCTCGCTCCTCGTCGAACAGAACTACACCCGGGTCGGCACCGACCACATCGACCAGCTGTTCGACCAGGCGGTCGGCGAGCTGGACGAGGCGGCCTCCCGCGAGCTGATGCGCAAGGCCGACGCCCGGATCTGGGCAGCGGCCGGCTCCATCCCGCTCTACCAGCGCCCCGAGCTGGTGGCGGTCAAGCCGAGCCTGGTCAACGCGGGTGCCTTCGGCCTCGGCGCTCCCGCCTTCCAGGACATCGGCTGGAAGAAGCCCCCGGTGGCCAAGGAGAAGAACGCCAACGGCAAAGAGAAGAAGTAG
- the typA gene encoding translational GTPase TypA — translation MPTRHDIRNVAIVAHVDHGKTTIVDAMLKQAGAFAAHQHLDDRMMDSNDLEREKGITILAKNTAVKYHPKDGGAPITINIIDTPGHADFGGEVERGLSMVDAVVLLVDASEGPLPQTRFVLRKALQAKMPVILCINKTDRPDSRIDAVVNETYDLFLDLDADEDQIEFPIVYACGRDGVASLTKPEDGTVPADSDSLEPFFSTILEHVPAPVYDEEAPLQAHVTNLDADNFLGRIALLRVEQGELRKGQTVTWIKRDGTQSNVRITELMMTEALTRKPAEVAGPGDICAVAGIPDIMIGETLADPENPIALPLISVDEPAISMTIGTNTSPMVGRGGSGKGADAKSAVKDRKVTARQVKDRLDRELIGNVSLRVLDTERPDAWEVQGRGELALAILVEQMRREGFELTIGKPQVVTQEIDGKVHEPVERMTIDVPEEHMGAVTQLMGVRKGRMDNMSNHGSGWVRMEFVVPSRGLIGFRTEFLTNTRGTGIAHSIHEGHEPWFGQLVTRNNGSLVADRAGSVTPFAMINLQERGVLFTDPGTEVYEGMIVGENSRSDDMDVNITKEKKLTNMRAASADNTENVIPPRKLSLEQSLEFCRDDECVEVTPEAVRIRKVVLDQKERSRTASRAKSGK, via the coding sequence GTGCCCACGCGCCACGACATCCGTAACGTCGCCATCGTCGCCCACGTCGACCATGGCAAGACGACCATCGTCGATGCCATGCTCAAGCAGGCCGGTGCCTTCGCCGCCCACCAGCACCTCGACGACCGCATGATGGACTCGAACGACCTGGAGCGTGAGAAGGGCATCACGATCCTCGCCAAGAACACGGCGGTGAAGTATCACCCCAAGGACGGCGGGGCCCCGATCACGATCAACATCATCGACACCCCCGGCCACGCCGACTTCGGTGGTGAGGTCGAGCGCGGTCTGTCGATGGTGGACGCCGTCGTCCTGCTGGTGGACGCCTCCGAGGGTCCGCTGCCCCAGACCCGCTTCGTCCTGCGCAAGGCCCTGCAGGCGAAGATGCCGGTCATCCTCTGCATCAACAAGACCGACCGCCCGGACTCCCGGATCGACGCCGTCGTCAACGAGACGTACGACCTCTTCCTGGACCTGGACGCGGACGAGGACCAGATCGAGTTCCCGATCGTCTACGCCTGCGGCCGTGACGGCGTCGCCTCGCTGACCAAGCCGGAGGACGGCACCGTCCCCGCGGACAGCGACAGCCTGGAGCCGTTCTTCTCCACCATCCTGGAGCACGTCCCGGCCCCGGTGTACGACGAGGAGGCCCCCCTCCAGGCCCACGTCACCAACCTGGACGCCGACAACTTCCTCGGCCGCATCGCGCTGCTGCGCGTCGAGCAGGGCGAGCTGCGCAAGGGCCAGACCGTCACCTGGATCAAGCGTGACGGCACCCAGTCCAACGTCCGCATCACCGAGCTGATGATGACCGAGGCGCTCACCCGCAAGCCGGCCGAGGTGGCGGGCCCGGGTGACATCTGCGCGGTCGCCGGTATCCCCGACATCATGATCGGCGAGACCCTGGCCGACCCGGAGAACCCGATCGCGCTCCCGCTGATCTCGGTCGACGAGCCGGCGATCTCCATGACCATCGGTACGAACACCTCCCCGATGGTCGGCCGCGGCGGCAGCGGCAAGGGCGCGGACGCCAAGTCCGCGGTCAAGGACCGCAAGGTCACCGCGCGCCAGGTCAAGGACCGTCTGGACCGCGAGCTGATCGGTAACGTCTCGCTCCGCGTCCTCGACACCGAGCGCCCGGACGCCTGGGAGGTCCAGGGCCGCGGTGAGCTCGCGCTCGCCATCCTGGTCGAGCAGATGCGCCGCGAGGGCTTCGAGCTGACCATCGGCAAGCCGCAGGTCGTCACGCAGGAGATCGACGGCAAGGTGCACGAGCCGGTCGAGCGCATGACGATCGACGTCCCCGAGGAGCACATGGGCGCGGTCACGCAGCTCATGGGCGTCCGCAAGGGCCGCATGGACAACATGTCGAACCACGGCTCCGGCTGGGTCCGCATGGAGTTCGTCGTCCCGTCGCGCGGCCTCATCGGCTTCCGTACGGAGTTCCTGACGAACACCCGCGGTACCGGTATCGCCCACTCGATCCACGAGGGCCACGAGCCGTGGTTCGGCCAGCTGGTCACCCGTAACAACGGCTCCCTGGTCGCCGACCGCGCCGGCTCCGTGACGCCGTTCGCGATGATCAACCTGCAGGAGCGCGGCGTCCTGTTCACCGACCCCGGCACCGAGGTGTACGAGGGCATGATCGTCGGCGAGAACTCGCGCTCCGACGACATGGACGTGAACATCACCAAGGAGAAGAAGCTCACCAACATGCGTGCGGCTTCCGCGGACAACACGGAGAACGTGATTCCGCCGCGCAAGCTGTCGCTGGAGCAGTCCCTGGAGTTCTGCCGCGACGACGAGTGCGTCGAGGTGACCCCGGAGGCCGTCCGCATCCGCAAGGTCGTCCTGGACCAGAAGGAGCGCTCGCGTACCGCGTCGCGCGCCAAGTCCGGTAAGTAG